In a genomic window of Candidatus Bathyarchaeota archaeon:
- a CDS encoding sugar phosphate nucleotidyltransferase, producing the protein MKAVLLAAGAGERLMPLTAKRPKHLLKVGGKPILQFCLEAAKHAGITEAIIVTHYLGEAIRGYFGDGSQLGLKLTYVEQKAILGTGNAAETAEPYVDGDFVLIYGDLLFGEDAVKAVLSKFKSGETAAVMAVVPVDHPENYGIIEQTADGKVNRIIEKPAAGSAPSNLANAGIYAFSRNVFEKTKQLKASVRGEWELTDAITMLAAEGKAVLAAQLSKEDWFDVGRPWDLLDANVWALNRMEHKVLGKVEEGAHIIGPVHVAASARVRSGVYLEGPVYIDEEADVGPNCYIRSGTSLGKKTRVGNACEIKNSIIMDGTHVGHLSYVGDSIFGEKCNLGAGTITANLRFDDGRIKMKIKDKVVDTGRRKLGAILGDGVKTGINSTFMPGVKVGADTWVGANLMVERDLPADSVALLKQNIEVKPKKS; encoded by the coding sequence ATGAAGGCAGTACTCTTAGCGGCAGGCGCAGGCGAACGCCTAATGCCCCTCACAGCCAAACGCCCCAAACATCTGCTCAAAGTCGGCGGCAAACCCATACTGCAATTCTGCTTAGAAGCCGCCAAACACGCAGGCATAACCGAAGCCATAATCGTAACCCATTACCTCGGCGAAGCCATCCGAGGCTACTTCGGCGACGGCAGCCAACTCGGCTTGAAGTTGACCTATGTGGAGCAGAAGGCGATTTTGGGCACTGGCAACGCTGCAGAAACCGCCGAACCCTACGTCGATGGAGACTTTGTGCTCATTTACGGTGATTTGTTATTCGGCGAAGACGCAGTCAAGGCTGTTCTATCAAAGTTCAAGTCGGGCGAAACCGCCGCGGTCATGGCTGTGGTTCCCGTGGATCACCCCGAAAACTACGGCATAATAGAACAGACCGCCGACGGCAAAGTCAACCGCATCATCGAAAAACCCGCTGCCGGTTCAGCCCCAAGCAACCTCGCCAACGCAGGTATCTACGCCTTTAGCCGAAATGTATTTGAGAAAACCAAGCAACTCAAAGCATCCGTCCGCGGCGAATGGGAACTCACCGATGCCATCACAATGCTTGCAGCCGAAGGAAAAGCCGTCCTAGCCGCGCAATTATCTAAGGAGGATTGGTTTGATGTTGGTCGTCCTTGGGATCTGCTTGACGCGAACGTTTGGGCGCTTAACCGCATGGAACACAAAGTCTTAGGCAAAGTAGAGGAAGGCGCACACATAATCGGCCCCGTCCATGTAGCCGCTTCTGCTCGGGTTCGTTCTGGCGTTTACCTTGAAGGTCCCGTTTACATTGACGAAGAGGCCGACGTAGGCCCTAACTGTTACATCCGTAGCGGCACCAGCTTGGGCAAGAAAACCCGCGTCGGTAACGCTTGCGAAATCAAAAACAGTATCATTATGGACGGTACCCATGTCGGTCACCTCAGCTACGTTGGTGACAGCATCTTTGGCGAGAAATGTAACCTTGGCGCAGGCACAATCACCGCTAATCTGCGTTTTGATGATGGACGCATAAAGATGAAGATTAAAGACAAAGTCGTTGACACGGGACGGCGTAAACTCGGCGCTATCCTTGGTGACGGCGTCAAAACGGGCATCAACTCCACTTTTATGCCTGGAGTCAAAGTCGGCGCAGACACTTGGGTAGGGGCTAACCTCATGGTAGAACGCGACTTACCCGCAGATTCGGTGGCGCTGCTTAAACAGAATATTGAAGTTAAGCCCAAGAAGAGCTAA
- a CDS encoding Lsm family RNA-binding protein, translating to MSVAQRKYFTEVAALADKNVAVVTTNNKIFNGTLVGINPDNLSLALADVKDESGKMLNRLILNGAVVAQIASAEKPFDLKSLSQRLEKVFPTMVKLYEDKGFIWVMDKVKLTEKGVVEGSGPAAERVQKVYEQFMSEAKA from the coding sequence TTGTCTGTAGCGCAAAGAAAATACTTCACTGAAGTGGCAGCGTTAGCAGATAAGAACGTCGCTGTCGTCACCACTAACAACAAAATCTTTAACGGCACACTCGTAGGAATAAACCCTGATAATTTAAGCCTCGCCTTAGCTGATGTCAAAGATGAATCTGGAAAAATGCTCAATCGCCTAATCCTCAACGGAGCCGTCGTCGCCCAAATCGCTAGTGCAGAAAAACCCTTTGACCTCAAATCCCTTTCCCAGAGACTCGAAAAAGTTTTCCCCACAATGGTGAAACTCTACGAGGATAAGGGTTTCATCTGGGTCATGGATAAAGTGAAACTAACAGAGAAAGGCGTCGTGGAGGGCTCAGGTCCCGCCGCCGAACGTGTGCAAAAAGTCTATGAGCAATTCATGAGTGAAGCCAAAGCTTAG
- a CDS encoding PHP domain-containing protein, with translation MGADFHLHTIYSADSVIQPKTLVDLLNAHSYIKVAAVTDHDSVRGCKAAMKLASDYPGILIIPGVEISTTQGDVVVLGTTELPPKPWTPEVVVDYAKSIDAVSIVAHPYRQYGMGEQLKNYRFNAIEVLNGGSTQKANNQAKETAKALGLPGTAGTDAHQISELFSVYNEVDAALNVDSILWAIRQGRVSARVARGSMHF, from the coding sequence ATAGGCGCAGATTTCCACCTCCACACAATCTACTCGGCGGACTCCGTTATCCAACCCAAAACTTTAGTTGACCTCCTAAACGCCCACAGCTACATCAAAGTCGCCGCCGTAACCGACCACGACTCCGTGCGTGGCTGCAAAGCTGCCATGAAACTCGCCTCCGACTACCCCGGCATACTCATCATCCCCGGTGTCGAAATCAGCACCACCCAAGGCGACGTAGTCGTTTTAGGCACTACTGAGTTGCCTCCCAAACCTTGGACTCCTGAAGTAGTCGTGGACTACGCTAAATCCATCGACGCCGTCTCCATAGTAGCCCATCCCTATCGCCAATATGGAATGGGTGAACAACTCAAAAACTACCGTTTCAACGCCATCGAAGTCCTCAACGGCGGCTCAACGCAGAAGGCAAATAATCAAGCCAAAGAAACCGCCAAAGCCTTGGGGCTGCCCGGGACAGCAGGTACTGATGCGCATCAAATCTCAGAACTTTTCAGCGTTTACAACGAGGTGGATGCCGCCCTAAATGTGGATTCGATTTTGTGGGCTATTCGTCAGGGGCGAGTGTCAGCGCGGGTAGCACGAGGCTCAATGCATTTCTAA
- the glmM gene encoding phosphoglucosamine mutase, whose protein sequence is MAKLFGSSGVRGLANVDLTPLLACKVAQAVATYAHAKKVVVARDTRVTGHMLEDALVAGLMGCGADVLLAGRVPTPVLAYASKMLGADAGFMMTASHNPPQYNGIKVFQADLSYVDADQETVETLIAKEQYDLVDWRKLGKATPIDVSGLYLGMVKKAVCLKKSWHVVVDAGCGAAFQIGPEMLKSLGCKVTALNCQPDGHFPARKSEPTAESLQALAGTVRALGADIGIGFDGDADRVAFVDEKGAFVNFDRSLAAFGAYMLKNSGGGSIVTTIEASMCVETMAQKYGGKVQRTRVGDIYVSEALKRVGGVFGGEPCGAWVHPQWHLCPDGPLSAALFLAALEADDKTVSEFISEVPEYITKRVNFACKNNQKYQLIEQLGGVLKAVFPDYTDYSTVDGARLALRNGWLLVRASGTEPLIRLTVEGDSEAAAKDITQKASALINKQLEESP, encoded by the coding sequence ATGGCAAAATTGTTTGGAAGCTCCGGTGTCCGCGGTCTCGCAAACGTAGACTTAACGCCCCTTTTGGCATGTAAGGTTGCCCAAGCCGTGGCTACGTATGCTCACGCCAAAAAAGTTGTGGTGGCACGAGACACCCGCGTGACGGGACACATGCTTGAGGACGCCCTAGTCGCAGGACTAATGGGCTGCGGCGCAGATGTCTTGTTAGCTGGCAGAGTACCCACCCCCGTGTTAGCCTACGCCTCAAAAATGTTAGGTGCCGACGCAGGTTTCATGATGACTGCGTCACATAACCCGCCCCAATATAACGGCATAAAAGTCTTCCAAGCAGACTTATCCTACGTCGACGCCGACCAAGAAACCGTAGAAACCCTCATCGCAAAAGAGCAATATGATTTGGTTGACTGGCGCAAATTGGGCAAAGCTACTCCTATTGATGTTTCTGGCTTGTATTTGGGGATGGTGAAGAAGGCTGTTTGTCTCAAAAAATCTTGGCATGTCGTAGTGGATGCAGGATGCGGCGCTGCTTTTCAAATTGGTCCAGAAATGCTAAAATCATTAGGCTGCAAGGTCACCGCGCTTAACTGTCAACCTGACGGGCATTTTCCAGCCCGAAAAAGCGAACCCACCGCTGAATCCCTGCAAGCCCTCGCAGGAACCGTACGTGCCCTGGGTGCAGACATTGGGATAGGTTTTGACGGCGATGCTGACCGTGTAGCTTTCGTGGATGAAAAGGGGGCTTTTGTGAATTTTGACCGTTCCCTCGCAGCCTTTGGCGCTTACATGTTGAAGAACAGCGGTGGAGGGTCTATTGTGACGACAATTGAGGCGTCGATGTGCGTTGAAACCATGGCTCAGAAGTACGGCGGAAAAGTCCAGCGCACAAGGGTAGGCGACATCTACGTTTCCGAAGCCCTAAAACGCGTCGGTGGAGTCTTCGGCGGCGAACCTTGCGGCGCATGGGTGCATCCCCAGTGGCATCTGTGTCCTGATGGTCCTCTTTCGGCGGCGCTGTTTTTGGCGGCGTTAGAGGCAGATGACAAAACCGTTTCTGAATTCATATCCGAAGTACCCGAATATATCACTAAACGGGTAAATTTCGCCTGCAAAAACAACCAGAAGTACCAGTTGATCGAGCAACTTGGCGGTGTCTTGAAAGCTGTTTTCCCAGACTACACCGATTATTCCACGGTTGACGGCGCGCGTTTAGCTCTTCGCAACGGTTGGTTGCTGGTTCGCGCTTCTGGCACTGAGCCTCTGATACGTTTAACGGTGGAGGGCGATTCTGAGGCGGCGGCAAAAGATATAACCCAAAAAGCCTCAGCACTAATAAACAAACAACTCGAGGAATCACCATGA
- a CDS encoding radical SAM protein — MNSSLRLPTSSQGITKEAEHHYEPSSLFIRTYGKEKNVYLTNSRTGECFIVDKNTHGAIKEKGLDIFARHYSGHRIKGLLFHITGKCNLKCIHCYASNYRGRNFSFEQVNAILKKAQQLNIERVSITGGEPFVRKDLLSIINRICDYNFHLYPIFSNGTLLDKNPKVIDYICEHFDTAFYISLHGLEKEHDLFVGVEGAFKRTIIGINLLKDCGIKIVINTNLTNVNCNVIINFYRFLKELGISKWRISRPFNMGAWENQEKKFGVSLEEEFDCLTKLLRLYREDGEPFDLDLGYIYKNEKGHKLKDSYSLDDFVCAYYRQFLVIYQNGNVTFCPKLNSGSIVAGNIIKEELKDIVERKLLWQQKDLRIKDMNGTCLSCKHLNKCGAGCRANAYQSTGDINGVDLEACDKFKLIASDGYLRELSRDGY, encoded by the coding sequence TTGAATAGTAGCTTGCGCTTGCCTACCTCTTCTCAGGGTATAACTAAAGAGGCGGAGCACCACTATGAGCCGTCCTCACTTTTTATTAGAACTTATGGCAAAGAGAAAAATGTTTATTTAACAAATTCTCGCACCGGTGAATGTTTCATTGTCGATAAAAATACCCACGGAGCTATTAAAGAAAAAGGACTCGATATATTTGCTCGTCATTATTCGGGGCATAGGATTAAGGGTTTATTGTTTCACATAACTGGAAAATGCAATCTTAAATGCATTCATTGTTATGCAAGCAATTATCGAGGACGCAATTTTAGTTTCGAACAAGTTAACGCTATTCTGAAAAAAGCACAACAACTTAACATTGAAAGGGTTTCCATCACAGGAGGAGAACCTTTTGTGAGAAAAGATTTGCTATCAATAATCAACCGAATTTGCGATTATAACTTTCACCTTTATCCAATCTTTAGTAATGGAACTCTTCTTGATAAGAACCCAAAAGTAATTGACTATATTTGTGAGCATTTTGATACTGCATTCTATATAAGCCTACATGGACTTGAGAAAGAGCATGATTTATTTGTAGGTGTTGAAGGAGCATTTAAAAGGACAATAATTGGAATAAACCTTCTCAAAGATTGCGGTATTAAAATTGTTATAAATACCAATTTAACAAACGTTAATTGCAACGTAATTATAAATTTTTACAGGTTTCTAAAAGAGCTGGGCATATCCAAATGGCGCATAAGTCGTCCATTTAATATGGGCGCTTGGGAAAATCAAGAGAAAAAATTTGGAGTGAGTCTTGAAGAAGAGTTTGATTGTTTAACTAAATTACTGAGACTTTATCGAGAAGATGGTGAACCCTTTGATTTGGACTTAGGTTACATTTACAAAAACGAAAAGGGGCATAAACTAAAGGATAGTTACTCTTTAGATGACTTTGTATGCGCATACTACAGGCAATTCCTTGTTATTTATCAAAATGGAAATGTAACATTTTGCCCTAAACTTAACAGCGGAAGTATTGTAGCAGGTAATATAATCAAAGAAGAGTTAAAAGACATAGTTGAGCGTAAGCTGCTTTGGCAACAAAAAGATTTACGGATAAAAGATATGAATGGGACTTGTTTGAGCTGTAAGCACCTGAATAAATGCGGTGCAGGATGCAGGGCTAATGCATATCAATCGACCGGTGACATCAACGGTGTTGACTTGGAAGCATGTGATAAATTCAAATTAATTGCTTCTGACGGATATCTGAGGGAATTGTCGAGGGATGGATATTAG
- a CDS encoding right-handed parallel beta-helix repeat-containing protein, whose product MGNIQKSACTLLLIIIVGAFAYLNVSDATQPVSGGTIAYNANWPKDVGPYILQGDVTVAAGYTLTIKEGATVDLNGYHLQIDGTLKAQGTANSKIFFTSSTQGAQITISSYAGSSAESIIKNAILTMVPIAINGASPTISDNYFTQSSDIQPLTISGGSPIISGNVINLSNKDGIHVNYGSPTILSNVIAGQQQYYGIYSVGNSVISGNNITNCYTGIWATGGGTATIQNNNILNNEHDGIRTENPNNLITNNALTNNLCGIGGTGILRNNTITDNSYGLWAPLASTVIIYNNIFDNTENVHLTETEVNVNAANNWWGTTDAQAINATISDYKVHSNLGNLTFTPYLSAFNPVAPSAVYSVPVPTAPPTPNSSPAETSTPYAEPTPTYHSVEPTPSNMPTDAPTQTPMSAVQSPDSIFGEISPSDLINVTVILSAITAAIVILVLINKRLAKAPNNPSSFAS is encoded by the coding sequence GTGGGTAACATACAGAAAAGCGCCTGTACACTCCTTCTAATCATAATCGTAGGCGCCTTCGCATACCTAAACGTAAGCGACGCCACACAGCCCGTCTCCGGCGGCACAATAGCCTACAACGCCAACTGGCCCAAAGACGTAGGCCCCTACATCCTGCAAGGCGACGTAACCGTAGCCGCAGGCTACACACTAACAATCAAAGAAGGCGCCACCGTAGATTTGAATGGTTACCACCTCCAAATAGATGGAACCCTAAAAGCGCAGGGTACCGCAAACAGCAAAATATTTTTCACCAGCAGCACCCAAGGCGCCCAAATCACGATTTCCTCCTACGCTGGTTCAAGCGCCGAAAGCATCATAAAAAACGCAATCCTAACCATGGTGCCTATAGCCATCAACGGCGCCTCCCCAACCATAAGCGACAACTACTTCACCCAATCCAGTGACATTCAACCCTTAACAATCAGCGGCGGTTCCCCCATCATCTCGGGAAACGTCATCAACCTCTCCAACAAAGACGGCATACACGTCAACTATGGCAGCCCAACCATCCTCTCAAACGTGATAGCGGGGCAGCAGCAATACTACGGCATCTACTCCGTTGGCAACTCTGTAATTTCTGGCAATAACATCACCAACTGCTACACGGGTATCTGGGCAACTGGCGGCGGTACTGCAACCATCCAAAACAACAATATCCTCAACAATGAGCATGACGGTATCCGAACCGAGAACCCCAACAACCTAATTACCAATAACGCTTTGACCAACAATCTGTGCGGCATAGGCGGAACCGGAATCCTCAGAAATAACACCATAACCGACAACAGTTACGGGTTGTGGGCACCCCTAGCAAGCACAGTGATAATATACAACAACATTTTCGACAACACCGAGAATGTGCATCTAACAGAAACCGAAGTTAACGTTAATGCCGCTAATAACTGGTGGGGAACAACCGATGCCCAAGCCATAAACGCCACCATATCCGACTACAAAGTCCACTCTAACCTCGGCAACCTAACCTTCACCCCCTATCTATCGGCTTTTAACCCTGTTGCGCCCTCGGCGGTTTATTCGGTGCCTGTGCCAACCGCTCCTCCGACCCCAAACTCCTCGCCAGCTGAGACTTCCACGCCTTATGCTGAGCCAACCCCGACTTATCACTCAGTGGAACCCACACCCTCTAACATGCCTACCGACGCTCCAACCCAAACCCCGATGTCGGCGGTACAATCGCCCGACAGCATCTTTGGCGAAATATCTCCCAGTGACTTAATCAACGTCACCGTTATCCTCTCCGCTATAACAGCCGCCATAGTAATCCTTGTTTTAATCAACAAGCGCCTTGCAAAAGCCCCCAACAACCCCTCATCTTTTGCTTCTTAG
- a CDS encoding radical SAM protein, translating into MDIRINATIYPKLKEVVLYTSDYYRVKIHSSDLDQIKRLLTLRGINYREYEGSPLEEVVIELTHDCNLRCLHCSVDGGTKKEKIPKEKIIEILNQLHALGVFRVSFTGGEIFTYEDIFDILEYTNKLGLFFSIKTNGTLFDREIVKRLREFSPSSIEISLDGHTSELHEMIRGRDTFNKTVNTIRMLESNEMPVCIYTVMHKALLPEIPSMLAFLQDIGIKTWHLNELYPLGRANNIQTFYPTITELFKTVRNLVNINEKIKLEGCLVDIFSQKDSAGKPPCENYKGYLRLIPYKQIILAQVYPMIEKPKFVLPEKVNEFWIDERIKELKSKVFPNELCSSCTIEKYCSFSEKLLR; encoded by the coding sequence ATGGATATTAGGATAAACGCCACAATTTATCCAAAATTAAAAGAAGTCGTGCTTTATACAAGCGATTATTATAGAGTGAAAATTCATTCTTCGGATTTAGATCAAATCAAACGTCTACTTACATTGAGAGGTATTAATTACCGTGAATACGAAGGGTCTCCCCTAGAAGAGGTTGTAATTGAGTTAACCCATGATTGTAACCTTAGATGTTTACATTGCTCTGTTGATGGTGGAACGAAAAAAGAAAAGATTCCGAAAGAAAAGATCATCGAAATACTTAATCAGTTACACGCTCTCGGAGTTTTTCGAGTCTCATTCACGGGCGGCGAAATTTTTACATACGAAGATATATTCGACATCTTGGAATATACAAATAAATTAGGACTATTTTTCTCAATAAAGACAAATGGAACACTATTCGATAGAGAGATAGTTAAACGCTTAAGGGAGTTTTCTCCAAGCAGTATCGAAATAAGCTTAGATGGACACACATCCGAACTGCATGAAATGATAAGAGGTAGGGATACTTTCAATAAAACAGTCAATACCATCAGGATGTTAGAGTCAAATGAAATGCCGGTATGCATTTACACTGTAATGCACAAAGCACTTCTCCCTGAAATACCAAGCATGTTAGCATTTCTTCAAGATATAGGAATAAAAACCTGGCATTTGAATGAACTGTATCCCCTTGGACGTGCCAATAATATCCAGACTTTTTATCCTACTATAACTGAATTGTTTAAGACTGTTAGAAACCTTGTTAATATTAACGAAAAAATAAAACTTGAAGGATGTTTAGTAGATATATTTTCTCAGAAAGACTCGGCTGGAAAACCACCATGCGAGAACTACAAAGGATATTTGCGGCTAATTCCGTATAAGCAAATAATTTTAGCTCAAGTTTATCCTATGATTGAAAAACCTAAATTCGTTTTACCGGAAAAAGTTAATGAATTTTGGATCGATGAAAGAATTAAAGAATTAAAATCGAAAGTGTTCCCGAATGAATTATGCTCATCATGTACTATAGAAAAATATTGTTCTTTTTCTGAAAAGTTACTCAGATGA
- the tgtA gene encoding tRNA guanosine(15) transglycosylase TgtA encodes MSFEIKEKDLLGRIGKLKTKTATVETPLLFPVINPRVQPIPPRRLKEFFGCQALITNSYIMWKRYHDQALDLGLHKFLDYDGAIMTDSGAYQILVYGDVEVSQKEIVAYQEGIGSDIATILDIPTGWRVTKEQAQVTVAETLRRAKAFFDLKTRDDTLWVGPVQGGRHLDLVASSAVEMGKLPFQIHALGSPTEVMENYRYDVLADMIATAKKGIPIERPLHLFGAGHPSMFALAVSLGCDLFDSAAYALYAREGRYMTENGTWRLEEMDYFPCSCPKCASETPQGLRQKPPKEREVFLAEHNLHVCLAELRRIKQAIRDGRLWEHTEMRLHAHPALLSALKRVRDHADFLEAYSPTAKTSGFFYFDAAGLARPEITHYRNRLATRYTPPAGIKVLLLVPQTRNKPFHKAPEFKKIRQLLRTLGEDLAVQVHVCVYAAPFGVVPLELDEVYPLSQHETALPLDQETVQYVADQTVQYIKNNSYAAVVLLNDPKLWSATVKATVGAACEAGGLGFDSVDANSEKPKELLADLEGFLRRHLALKNQSPA; translated from the coding sequence TTGAGCTTTGAAATTAAAGAAAAAGACCTGCTTGGCAGAATCGGCAAACTAAAAACCAAAACCGCTACAGTGGAAACTCCTCTGCTTTTCCCCGTCATCAACCCACGCGTCCAACCCATCCCGCCCCGACGCCTCAAAGAATTCTTCGGCTGCCAAGCCCTCATCACCAACTCCTACATCATGTGGAAACGTTATCACGACCAAGCCCTTGACCTCGGACTCCATAAGTTCCTCGACTACGACGGCGCTATAATGACTGATTCAGGCGCTTACCAGATTCTCGTCTATGGGGATGTGGAAGTTAGTCAAAAAGAGATTGTTGCATATCAAGAAGGTATAGGTAGTGACATCGCCACAATTCTTGACATCCCAACAGGTTGGCGCGTTACCAAAGAACAAGCCCAAGTTACCGTGGCTGAAACGCTTCGGCGCGCCAAAGCCTTCTTTGACCTAAAAACCCGCGACGACACCCTCTGGGTAGGTCCCGTGCAGGGTGGACGTCACCTTGACCTCGTCGCTTCCTCCGCGGTAGAGATGGGTAAGTTGCCTTTCCAAATTCACGCGTTAGGCAGCCCAACCGAAGTCATGGAGAACTACCGCTACGACGTTTTAGCCGACATGATAGCCACCGCCAAAAAAGGCATCCCCATCGAGCGCCCACTACACCTTTTCGGCGCAGGGCACCCCTCAATGTTTGCTTTAGCGGTGTCTTTAGGCTGTGACCTCTTTGACTCCGCCGCCTACGCGCTCTATGCCCGCGAGGGACGATACATGACTGAAAACGGCACGTGGCGACTTGAAGAAATGGACTATTTCCCCTGTAGCTGCCCCAAATGTGCCAGCGAAACCCCGCAGGGTCTAAGACAAAAGCCGCCTAAGGAACGTGAGGTTTTCCTTGCCGAACACAACCTTCACGTTTGCCTAGCCGAGTTGCGTCGCATTAAACAAGCTATCCGTGACGGGCGACTCTGGGAGCACACTGAGATGCGTCTGCATGCCCACCCCGCATTGCTCTCAGCCCTCAAAAGAGTCCGTGACCACGCTGATTTCCTCGAAGCGTACAGCCCAACCGCCAAGACCAGTGGATTTTTCTATTTTGACGCGGCGGGTTTGGCAAGACCCGAAATCACCCACTACCGAAACCGCCTCGCCACACGATACACGCCGCCCGCGGGGATTAAGGTGCTGTTACTTGTGCCGCAAACCCGCAACAAACCCTTCCATAAAGCTCCAGAATTCAAGAAAATACGCCAACTCCTCCGAACCTTGGGCGAAGACCTCGCCGTACAGGTGCATGTCTGCGTGTATGCAGCGCCCTTTGGCGTGGTGCCGCTTGAACTTGACGAGGTTTATCCCCTCTCACAGCATGAAACAGCGTTGCCCCTAGACCAAGAAACCGTTCAATACGTCGCTGACCAAACTGTCCAATACATCAAAAACAACTCCTACGCCGCGGTTGTGCTTCTAAATGACCCCAAACTTTGGAGCGCCACTGTTAAAGCCACTGTTGGGGCTGCTTGTGAGGCGGGCGGTTTAGGGTTTGATTCTGTTGATGCGAATTCTGAGAAGCCAAAGGAGTTGCTGGCTGATTTGGAGGGCTTTTTGCGTAGGCATTTAGCTCTAAAAAATCAGTCGCCTGCATAA
- a CDS encoding PAC2 family protein encodes MVCAIDISEKPTLKDPVLIEGLPGIGFVANIAALHLIKQYQAKRFAQIFSSSFQDFAVTTENGGSLSPINELYYIKREEGQRDLIIWYGNTQALTTVGQYELVGKVLDIASELGCKFVVSIGGFKKDESQAVPGVYSTATDLETMQQVLDLGTKVMVGHVFGIAGLSVGLARIRDMKGFSLLVDTPGMNPDVNAARYALITLGKYLNMNIDLTKIEESGEEIKKMLESFGIIRSITEEKKKEEQQLRWFI; translated from the coding sequence ATGGTCTGCGCAATCGACATATCTGAAAAACCAACCTTAAAAGACCCAGTCTTAATCGAAGGCTTACCCGGCATCGGCTTCGTCGCCAACATCGCCGCACTCCACCTCATCAAACAATACCAAGCTAAACGCTTCGCCCAAATCTTTTCCTCCTCCTTCCAAGACTTCGCAGTCACCACCGAAAACGGCGGCTCCCTCTCACCAATTAACGAACTTTACTACATCAAAAGAGAAGAGGGACAACGCGACCTCATCATCTGGTACGGCAACACCCAAGCCCTAACCACCGTGGGGCAATACGAGTTAGTGGGCAAAGTCCTCGACATAGCCTCAGAATTAGGCTGCAAATTCGTCGTGTCAATCGGCGGCTTCAAAAAAGACGAATCCCAAGCGGTTCCCGGCGTTTACAGCACCGCCACGGATTTAGAAACCATGCAGCAGGTACTGGATTTAGGCACCAAAGTCATGGTGGGTCACGTTTTCGGCATTGCAGGCTTATCGGTGGGGTTAGCGCGGATAAGAGACATGAAAGGCTTTTCGCTGCTTGTTGATACTCCGGGCATGAATCCTGACGTGAACGCGGCACGCTACGCACTCATAACCTTGGGCAAATACCTCAACATGAACATCGACCTAACCAAGATAGAAGAGAGCGGCGAAGAAATCAAGAAGATGCTAGAATCCTTTGGCATAATCCGAAGCATCACCGAAGAAAAGAAAAAAGAAGAACAACAACTCCGCTGGTTCATCTAA